The Lewinellaceae bacterium genome has a segment encoding these proteins:
- a CDS encoding T9SS type A sorting domain-containing protein codes for MTSSSIVLRFFMLLFSTFFFLTGIEAQLYPVSFSERVAGSEFMVIGKVLEKTAYRDESNSNIYTLNILDVTAFLKGAIDAKQIGLISSGGILDNKMEINFPGIQLSEGEEVLVLLDNDEQLLDNRLLRSRRPELLQCRSSFGVQGVLKFQNGYYHDVLSGALMTEGELLEITEGLTNKKAQRPDGQIFLPRAAKENSGLPKILLYLDNGAGSTPSGFIAGTIEPDNELVITGSGFGSTVGSVVFMDANYGGSTEIIVPTNTIASDIVSWTDTKVRVKIPDEAGTGSVEIRDASGSSKGSAPIVIDYSVKNVSSNFYLWPSDQRNRIEMVDMNNLGGYTFQFNNNNPAPGSSFFANGPAKQAFGRSVDNWMCNTLVNWEIDNSGTFEGHASDNGSIVMFQNLSGGTLGITTSRYAALANTGCTMEDTFWYLEEIDMRFDNSLSGGYSWNFGPGASNNAQFDFESVTLHELGHGHGMAHINAPGKVMNFLLNAGNDIRNLSPDDISGGLFKMSHSIQDNCIPSPGPMTAIDPANCSVLPIHLLDFEARLIEEEVELSWTTTSETDNAFFTIERSPDGKDFIFVATISGAGSVNSLNEYHYLDHKPLPGTSYYRLKQTDVNGIFTYSPVKVIYLETANAGIQIFPNPVSEGQLEVIYYNHEDLLFSIRLYDATGRLIRLVQLGTGENQERTVVPVNDFPAGIYFIQLGTQSGKVISRQFVIN; via the coding sequence ATGACAAGCAGCAGTATAGTTCTTCGGTTTTTTATGCTTCTTTTTTCCACTTTCTTTTTTCTTACCGGCATTGAGGCGCAGTTATATCCGGTTTCATTTTCTGAGAGGGTAGCGGGTTCGGAATTCATGGTAATTGGAAAGGTACTTGAAAAAACGGCATATCGCGATGAGTCCAACAGCAATATTTATACGTTAAACATACTTGATGTAACGGCTTTTCTGAAAGGGGCAATTGATGCAAAACAAATCGGGCTGATCAGTTCAGGCGGAATTTTGGACAATAAAATGGAAATAAATTTTCCCGGCATCCAATTGAGTGAAGGGGAGGAGGTGCTGGTTTTGCTGGATAACGATGAGCAACTATTGGACAACAGGCTCTTACGCTCGAGACGACCTGAACTTTTGCAATGCCGCAGTAGTTTTGGCGTTCAGGGAGTACTCAAATTTCAAAACGGATATTATCATGATGTGTTGTCGGGGGCTTTGATGACTGAAGGTGAGCTCCTGGAGATCACGGAAGGCCTGACTAATAAAAAGGCGCAACGACCGGATGGACAAATCTTTTTGCCAAGAGCTGCAAAAGAAAATTCGGGCCTTCCGAAAATTTTACTTTACCTGGATAATGGGGCAGGAAGTACTCCCTCCGGTTTTATAGCAGGAACCATTGAACCGGACAATGAACTCGTTATTACCGGTAGTGGTTTTGGGAGCACGGTGGGCTCTGTGGTATTCATGGACGCAAACTATGGGGGATCCACTGAAATTATCGTTCCAACGAACACCATTGCTTCGGATATTGTTTCATGGACTGACACTAAGGTTCGAGTAAAAATTCCTGACGAAGCGGGAACCGGAAGTGTAGAGATTAGGGATGCATCGGGAAGTTCCAAAGGCTCTGCCCCCATTGTCATAGATTACAGCGTTAAAAACGTCTCAAGTAATTTTTATCTCTGGCCTTCCGACCAGCGCAACAGGATTGAAATGGTGGATATGAACAACCTGGGAGGATACACTTTTCAATTCAATAATAACAATCCTGCCCCAGGATCCAGCTTTTTTGCCAATGGTCCTGCAAAACAGGCCTTTGGACGATCCGTTGACAATTGGATGTGCAATACCCTTGTAAACTGGGAGATTGATAACTCCGGAACTTTCGAGGGACATGCATCAGATAACGGGAGTATTGTTATGTTTCAAAATTTGAGCGGCGGGACACTCGGCATTACCACCAGCAGGTATGCTGCTTTAGCTAATACCGGATGTACGATGGAAGACACTTTTTGGTATCTCGAAGAAATAGATATGCGTTTCGATAATAGCCTTTCCGGAGGTTATAGCTGGAATTTCGGACCCGGAGCTTCCAATAATGCTCAATTTGATTTTGAAAGCGTGACGTTACATGAACTGGGACATGGTCATGGTATGGCGCATATTAATGCACCAGGTAAGGTGATGAATTTTTTGTTGAATGCAGGAAATGATATCCGGAATTTGTCGCCAGATGATATTTCGGGAGGACTTTTTAAAATGAGCCACAGCATACAAGATAATTGTATTCCTTCTCCAGGCCCCATGACAGCCATCGATCCTGCTAATTGTTCTGTATTGCCCATTCATCTTCTTGATTTTGAGGCAAGGCTCATCGAAGAAGAAGTGGAGCTCTCCTGGACAACCACTTCGGAAACGGATAATGCCTTTTTTACCATTGAAAGGTCACCAGATGGAAAGGATTTTATATTTGTTGCCACTATTTCCGGCGCCGGGAGTGTAAATTCTCTGAATGAATACCATTACCTGGATCATAAACCATTGCCCGGAACAAGTTATTACCGACTCAAGCAAACAGATGTGAATGGCATTTTTACTTATAGTCCCGTAAAGGTCATCTACCTGGAAACGGCCAATGCTGGAATCCAAATTTTCCCCAACCCGGTTTCGGAAGGGCAGCTTGAAGTAATTTATTACAATCATGAAGATCTTCTTTTTTCAATCCGGTTATACGATGCAACAGGGAGGCTTATCCGTTTAGTGCAATTGGGAACAGGGGAAAACCAGGAAAGGACTGTTGTGCCGGTCAATGACTTTCCTGCTGGAATTTATTTTATTCAGCTTGGAACCCAGTCGGGAAAAGTGATCAGCAGGCAATTCGTTATAAATTAA
- a CDS encoding T9SS type A sorting domain-containing protein, which yields MRSLKKISLFFLFIILTQWVSAQSGCPGCGIGLPVNIPEDTIFITDAPNGHIATYYDGDISFRMPKTTTPVHDSDPTVPAGFDINSISISGVSNLPPGLTWEPSQFDFIPANETDGCVKICGTPLQSGLFLVEVNVTAQVFVVEQSTSFTFPILIQTDTSTTDGFTIINDNGCGEVTSAFINNVPSGGVDGFSYHWNFGNGNSSIDENPGNQTYDEPGIYEISYQAIVDTSKYYLSQVTVNSVSCSDLLNGPDLYIEISDPQGEVIYQPAELVNASTPLNFYLYLPIGAGDYTLRVIDDDQGIDGGDDICGVVNFSQLSNGTLNDTEMSLSITILHQVDTITSVDTVWVYPIPDMPEVTDDITGPLCKGNMVTLVSSYETSNQWFRNNILMEGETGQELTVTENGSYQVEYTSPDGCTALSEAVEIFFNEEPPVAPFVNENNLLQLSDPGQISDLYSLQWLLNDVVIPDGTEATYCISQDGLYSLVVTDIITGCKSVFSAQEIYNPGYPNCVNATEDISMTDFRLFPNPFKSAFSIEATLLEAGNIDLKISNAIGQEIFQKDFGMVSGVFNYQLDMSDQANGIYFLSLQLNDQQIIAKLIKSN from the coding sequence ATGAGATCGTTAAAAAAAATTTCCCTATTTTTTCTGTTTATTATTTTAACTCAATGGGTATCTGCACAAAGCGGATGTCCCGGATGTGGGATAGGACTTCCTGTGAACATCCCTGAAGATACTATTTTCATCACCGATGCCCCTAACGGGCACATTGCTACCTATTACGACGGAGATATCAGCTTCAGAATGCCCAAAACCACCACACCGGTGCATGATTCCGACCCTACCGTTCCGGCCGGATTCGATATCAACAGCATCTCCATTTCCGGAGTCTCTAATTTGCCCCCGGGATTAACCTGGGAACCCAGCCAGTTTGATTTTATCCCTGCTAATGAAACTGATGGCTGTGTGAAAATTTGCGGCACACCGCTTCAATCCGGACTATTTTTAGTGGAAGTCAATGTTACGGCACAGGTCTTTGTGGTTGAGCAATCGACCTCTTTCACCTTTCCCATTCTGATCCAGACGGATACCAGCACTACCGATGGATTTACCATTATCAATGACAATGGCTGCGGAGAGGTGACCTCCGCTTTTATCAATAATGTGCCTTCCGGCGGGGTGGACGGATTTTCTTACCACTGGAATTTTGGCAACGGCAATAGTTCCATCGATGAAAATCCGGGAAATCAAACTTACGATGAACCGGGAATCTATGAAATAAGTTACCAGGCTATTGTGGATACCAGCAAATACTACCTTTCACAAGTAACCGTAAACAGTGTTTCCTGTTCCGATTTGCTTAACGGGCCTGACCTTTATATTGAAATTTCTGATCCCCAGGGCGAGGTAATCTACCAACCTGCAGAGTTGGTCAATGCAAGTACCCCACTCAACTTTTACCTTTACCTGCCCATTGGAGCGGGAGATTATACCCTGCGGGTGATCGATGATGACCAGGGCATTGACGGAGGAGATGATATTTGCGGAGTGGTCAACTTCAGTCAGCTTTCAAACGGCACCCTCAATGACACGGAAATGAGCCTTTCCATTACCATTCTGCACCAGGTCGATACCATAACGTCGGTAGACACAGTTTGGGTTTATCCAATCCCTGACATGCCGGAAGTTACAGATGACATTACCGGCCCCCTATGCAAAGGGAATATGGTTACTTTAGTATCATCTTATGAAACAAGCAATCAATGGTTCAGGAACAATATACTAATGGAAGGAGAAACCGGTCAGGAGTTAACCGTTACAGAGAATGGTTCTTACCAGGTCGAATACACCTCTCCGGACGGCTGTACTGCCCTCTCCGAAGCCGTGGAGATCTTTTTTAACGAAGAACCTCCTGTAGCTCCTTTTGTAAATGAAAATAATTTACTGCAGTTGAGCGATCCTGGCCAGATTTCTGACCTCTACAGTCTTCAATGGCTCTTGAATGATGTAGTCATCCCGGATGGAACGGAAGCAACTTATTGCATCAGCCAGGATGGTTTGTATAGCCTTGTGGTTACGGATATTATTACGGGATGTAAATCCGTATTTAGTGCACAGGAAATTTATAATCCCGGTTATCCCAATTGCGTCAACGCCACGGAAGATATTTCAATGACTGATTTCAGGTTATTCCCCAATCCTTTTAAAAGTGCTTTTTCCATTGAAGCTACCTTATTGGAAGCGGGGAATATTGATTTAAAAATCAGCAACGCCATCGGACAAGAGATTTTCCAAAAGGATTTTGGTATGGTCTCCGGTGTTTTCAATTACCAGCTGGATATGTCAGACCAGGCGAATGGGATTTACTTTCTTTCGTTGCAATTAAACGATCAACAAATCATTGCAAAATTGATCAAATCAAATTAA
- the lpdA gene encoding dihydrolipoyl dehydrogenase has protein sequence MHYDIIVIGSGPGGYVAAIRAAQLGKKVAVVERESLGGICLNWGCIPTKALLKSAQVFEYFSHAEDYGIKVKEAKADFGAMIKRSRGVAEGMSKGIQFLFKKNKITVISGNGVLGRGKKVEVTDAEGKKTTYSADAIIVATGGRAKELPSLPIDGKKIIGYREAMTLAKQPKKMVVVGAGAIGVEFAYFYHSIGTEVTIVEFLKQGLVPREDADISKELNRIYKRKGINVFANSSVESVDTKGSGCTVKVKDMKTNEVQEIKCDIVLSAAGVTPNTESIGLESLGVKTDRGFILVDDYYQTNVPGVFAIGDVLPTQALAHVASAEGIICVEKIAGLNPDPLDYNNIPGCTYCSPEIASVGYTEQAAKDAGFEIKVGKFPFSASGKASAAGVKEGFVKVIFDAKYGEFLGAHMIGANVTEMIAEVVAARKLETTGHEIIKTVHPHPTMSEAVMEAAAAAYDEVIHL, from the coding sequence ATGCATTACGACATCATAGTTATAGGAAGTGGCCCCGGGGGGTATGTAGCAGCCATCAGGGCGGCTCAACTAGGCAAAAAAGTAGCAGTGGTTGAACGTGAATCTCTTGGAGGAATTTGCCTTAACTGGGGCTGTATCCCTACAAAGGCGCTTTTGAAAAGTGCACAGGTTTTCGAATATTTCAGTCATGCCGAAGATTACGGAATCAAGGTTAAGGAGGCAAAAGCCGACTTTGGTGCCATGATCAAAAGAAGTCGCGGAGTGGCAGAGGGAATGAGCAAAGGCATCCAGTTTTTATTCAAGAAGAATAAAATTACGGTAATCAGTGGGAACGGTGTTCTGGGCAGAGGGAAAAAAGTGGAGGTAACCGATGCTGAGGGCAAAAAGACCACTTACTCGGCTGATGCCATCATTGTAGCTACCGGCGGGCGGGCGAAAGAGTTGCCTAGTTTACCCATTGACGGAAAAAAGATTATTGGGTACAGAGAGGCTATGACGCTGGCTAAACAACCTAAAAAGATGGTGGTGGTAGGCGCAGGAGCAATTGGCGTTGAGTTTGCCTATTTCTATCATTCCATTGGCACCGAAGTAACTATTGTAGAGTTTTTAAAACAAGGCCTGGTTCCTCGGGAAGATGCCGACATTTCAAAAGAACTCAATCGTATCTATAAGAGAAAAGGCATTAATGTATTCGCTAATTCTTCAGTTGAATCAGTGGATACAAAAGGCAGCGGGTGCACGGTGAAAGTGAAAGACATGAAAACGAATGAAGTGCAGGAAATAAAATGTGATATCGTGCTTTCGGCGGCAGGCGTTACGCCTAATACCGAAAGTATTGGGCTCGAATCGCTGGGCGTTAAAACCGATCGTGGTTTTATTCTGGTGGATGATTATTACCAGACAAATGTTCCGGGTGTTTTTGCTATCGGAGATGTTTTGCCGACGCAGGCATTGGCTCACGTTGCAAGTGCTGAAGGGATTATTTGTGTTGAGAAAATTGCGGGACTTAATCCCGACCCGCTCGATTATAACAATATTCCCGGATGTACTTACTGTAGTCCTGAAATCGCTTCTGTAGGATATACCGAACAGGCAGCTAAAGATGCAGGATTTGAAATAAAAGTTGGAAAATTCCCATTTTCAGCCTCTGGAAAAGCCAGTGCCGCCGGAGTGAAAGAAGGGTTCGTCAAGGTGATTTTTGACGCCAAATACGGTGAATTCCTGGGCGCTCACATGATAGGGGCCAACGTTACCGAGATGATCGCTGAAGTGGTGGCTGCACGTAAACTGGAAACTACCGGACACGAGATCATCAAAACCGTTCATCCTCACCCAACAATGAGTGAAGCGGTCATGGAAGCAGCAGCTGCTGCTTATGATGAAGTGATCCACTTGTAA
- a CDS encoding mucoidy inhibitor MuiA family protein — translation MMKNLLIFLIAILANSILLAQDTEVKISSEIKNVTVFPRSAQVERQAKEMIPAGKSNLVFTGISSSVDPSSIQFKALGTFTILSVNHRLNYIQPKEVPEKIQKLKDEQDGLRDELNIENAHLQTLSQEEDMILANKMIGSQQQGVLAENLAKNAAFLREHIFEIKKAKLDDAKRMAKLNEKINAIQQQINEYNASNVSKATSEIVVAVQADKKSQGEFVLQYIVNQASWQPVYDLRVMDVNNPVGLTYKALVSQNSGEDWKDVALSLATGNPSLGGTKPTMATWWLRENIVVYAAQKKMQREMASAPTPYAYSDDVAENAGYAEVEQIERTTFTEFAIKLPQTIVADGKPYTVNIADYELPAEYVYYAAPKLDKNAFLTARVTGWEAYNLLNGEASLFFEGTYLGKSYINVATSNDTLDLSLGRDAGIVIKREQNKQYKDKQFIGRKVTRTIGWNIALRNTRKQDINIVIEDQIPVSTSDEIEVSLDSSNGAIVDPATGILRWELKLKPGKTETLGFKYSVKYPKTMNLRLE, via the coding sequence ATGATGAAAAATTTATTGATCTTTCTGATCGCGATTCTGGCTAATTCCATTCTGCTTGCGCAGGATACTGAAGTTAAAATTTCTTCTGAAATTAAAAATGTAACCGTTTTTCCCCGATCTGCCCAGGTAGAGCGTCAGGCAAAAGAAATGATTCCGGCGGGTAAAAGTAATCTTGTTTTTACAGGCATTTCTTCCTCTGTAGATCCTTCCAGCATCCAGTTCAAGGCCCTGGGAACTTTTACGATCCTTTCGGTAAACCATCGGCTTAATTACATTCAGCCCAAAGAGGTTCCTGAAAAAATACAAAAACTGAAAGATGAACAGGACGGGCTCAGAGACGAATTGAATATTGAAAATGCACATTTACAGACTTTGTCCCAGGAAGAAGACATGATCCTGGCCAACAAAATGATCGGCAGTCAGCAGCAAGGAGTCCTTGCTGAAAACCTGGCCAAAAACGCGGCTTTTTTGCGGGAGCATATTTTTGAAATAAAAAAAGCCAAACTGGATGATGCCAAACGCATGGCAAAATTAAATGAAAAGATCAATGCGATTCAGCAGCAGATCAATGAATACAATGCGTCAAATGTATCCAAAGCCACCAGTGAAATTGTAGTCGCAGTGCAGGCGGATAAAAAAAGCCAGGGAGAATTTGTGCTTCAGTACATTGTCAACCAGGCCAGTTGGCAACCCGTATATGACCTGAGGGTGATGGATGTCAACAACCCGGTGGGCCTGACCTACAAAGCTTTGGTGAGCCAAAATTCCGGCGAAGACTGGAAGGATGTTGCCTTAAGTCTGGCTACCGGAAACCCGTCATTGGGAGGTACCAAACCCACGATGGCCACCTGGTGGCTGCGGGAAAATATTGTGGTTTATGCCGCCCAGAAAAAAATGCAAAGAGAGATGGCTTCAGCTCCTACCCCTTATGCATACAGTGATGATGTAGCCGAAAATGCAGGGTATGCAGAAGTGGAGCAAATTGAACGTACCACCTTTACGGAATTTGCCATTAAACTTCCTCAGACTATAGTCGCCGACGGAAAACCCTATACCGTCAATATTGCCGATTATGAACTTCCGGCTGAATACGTTTATTATGCGGCCCCAAAACTTGATAAGAATGCTTTCCTGACTGCCAGGGTAACGGGATGGGAAGCCTACAATTTGCTAAATGGGGAGGCCAGCCTTTTCTTTGAAGGAACTTACCTTGGAAAATCCTATATCAATGTGGCTACCTCAAATGATACCCTTGACCTTTCCCTGGGAAGGGATGCGGGTATTGTGATCAAACGTGAGCAAAACAAGCAATACAAGGATAAACAGTTTATAGGCCGTAAAGTCACCAGGACGATCGGGTGGAATATAGCCTTGAGAAACACCAGGAAGCAGGATATCAATATCGTTATTGAAGACCAGATTCCTGTTTCGACTTCCGATGAGATTGAGGTGAGTCTTGATTCCTCCAACGGAGCAATAGTAGATCCCGCAACGGGCATTCTGAGATGGGAACTTAAGTTGAAACCCGGAAAAACGGAAACGCTTGGTTTTAAATATTCAGTGAAATACCCCAAGACTATGAATTTGAGGTTGGAATAA
- a CDS encoding ATP-dependent Clp protease ATP-binding subunit, with protein MPFKLKIPFYILHLQLGEGIVIRYPMTDKNALHIGQSQEALVKRFTELYQSKMLDEGNFYDILDEYRDGDFYHNETVVDFPASADGISYPAIELSFKYYYNISANGFWGIIPALGLEAFGKDDVELQEGLKEIVRLEFLKKKRLQVVQDILETIWFKSVELTRTEVNFKIPTPREIEANESDQADGLLPQLAFSLKIETRQLFGFEKEMEQLIRDTHNKYSRNILIVGPSGVGKTTMIRELEYIKKQHGISGKIWETTASLLIKELVFGGGWKSNLVTLIKELSAQNDFLFVRNLMELFEVGKYVGNSVSMAEYMQTFLSKGELNLISECTNDELARIELEYPGFLSLFHLIRLEQPEGKVLEYIIKQKVLSIADSKNITIADEAVFEMIRLSKRFMPYEGMPGSPIRFLERLILQRHQSGKTEDLIKASDVIKHFCIESGLPAFIVDPEIPIDLDRVRNHFEHIIFGQEGAIDAVVDTLASVKMGLTRRDKPIASLLFTGPTGVGKTELAKTLAAYMFGSRERIVRFDMSEYADPYSIYRLSGYSGHEGLLSDAIRKEPFCVLLFDEVEKADQGFFDLLLQILGEGRLTDGTGKLVNFCSTIILMTSNIGVDLLKRSAVRLGGNTHKTQGSQLADQLDREVQKFFRPELYNRIDKVVIFNPLDAKGIRFVVDREIAAFFKREGIKYRKINLEIHPAIYDHLGKIGYDEKYGARFLQRTIRDELIIPVARVINRFEADEQLVVNAKMGPAGIEIKATEDPLGFELLLEELEISNYANHASSLRRAINNLKEGHLFTWLQSELEMMEAREEEEPEPGTRWKDAIESKKYADYYKCRETHEALSKSIGEYEEDLCLAYLNQKFYHPEINQKIESWSVDFFHYKMELLSILMPKVNTARFSVYGKQPEEVVQFYLQLFREMDCRVDAQAIWFREKYYYQEILIESEQEDGVGQKRRTPRESYLKTHIEDWSKPFIPEQKSDTLYGVEFVVSGTCAYLALKAESGTQSWQFGEKEERLFIISVSDIPIPTPKLIHRAETYKRQKSMRQVNAIHPDSPTLVIKPGQSVTELLEWLEGNLMDQLIIEVEKAIG; from the coding sequence ATGCCGTTTAAACTCAAAATACCCTTTTATATACTTCACCTTCAACTTGGTGAGGGCATTGTCATCCGGTATCCTATGACGGATAAAAATGCGCTGCATATCGGTCAGAGCCAGGAGGCGTTGGTCAAACGGTTTACAGAATTGTATCAATCCAAAATGCTGGACGAAGGCAATTTTTACGATATATTGGACGAATACCGTGACGGAGATTTTTATCACAATGAAACCGTGGTTGATTTTCCTGCGTCGGCTGATGGAATATCATATCCTGCTATTGAGCTATCCTTTAAATATTACTACAATATCTCTGCAAATGGTTTCTGGGGCATCATTCCTGCCCTGGGCCTGGAGGCTTTCGGTAAAGATGATGTCGAATTACAGGAAGGACTGAAAGAAATCGTTCGGTTGGAATTTCTGAAAAAAAAGCGTCTCCAGGTTGTACAGGATATTCTGGAAACCATTTGGTTCAAATCCGTAGAATTAACCCGTACCGAGGTCAATTTCAAAATTCCAACCCCCAGAGAAATAGAGGCGAATGAGTCTGATCAGGCGGATGGGTTGTTGCCCCAATTGGCGTTTTCCCTAAAAATCGAAACGCGTCAGCTATTTGGTTTTGAAAAAGAAATGGAGCAATTAATCCGGGATACTCATAATAAATACAGTCGAAATATTCTCATCGTGGGGCCTTCCGGTGTGGGGAAAACAACCATGATCCGGGAGCTGGAGTACATCAAGAAACAACATGGGATTTCGGGAAAAATTTGGGAAACCACCGCCTCACTCCTGATCAAGGAACTTGTATTTGGAGGCGGTTGGAAATCGAACCTGGTTACCCTTATTAAAGAGCTTTCCGCTCAAAATGACTTTTTATTTGTCCGAAACCTGATGGAATTGTTTGAAGTCGGCAAATATGTGGGCAACTCGGTAAGTATGGCTGAGTATATGCAAACATTTTTATCCAAAGGAGAACTGAACCTGATTTCCGAATGCACCAACGATGAACTGGCGAGAATAGAACTCGAATACCCGGGGTTTCTTTCCCTCTTCCATTTAATCCGGCTGGAACAACCCGAAGGAAAGGTGTTAGAGTATATCATCAAACAAAAGGTGCTCAGTATTGCGGACAGTAAAAACATAACAATTGCCGATGAGGCCGTTTTTGAGATGATTCGTCTTTCCAAAAGATTTATGCCGTATGAAGGCATGCCGGGAAGTCCGATAAGATTTTTGGAAAGGCTCATCTTACAAAGGCATCAATCAGGAAAAACGGAGGATTTAATCAAAGCATCTGATGTGATCAAACATTTTTGTATTGAGTCGGGTCTGCCTGCTTTTATTGTAGATCCTGAGATACCCATTGATCTGGACAGAGTAAGAAATCATTTTGAACACATCATTTTTGGGCAAGAAGGAGCCATCGATGCCGTGGTGGATACCCTGGCTTCTGTTAAAATGGGGCTTACCCGGAGAGATAAACCCATTGCGTCTTTATTGTTTACCGGACCCACCGGAGTGGGAAAAACGGAATTGGCCAAAACGCTGGCGGCCTATATGTTTGGCAGTCGCGAGCGGATAGTCAGGTTTGATATGAGTGAATATGCTGACCCATACTCCATTTACAGACTTAGCGGGTATTCCGGACATGAAGGCCTCCTGAGTGATGCGATTCGCAAAGAACCTTTTTGTGTATTGTTGTTTGATGAAGTGGAAAAGGCTGACCAGGGGTTTTTCGATCTCCTGTTGCAGATACTGGGGGAGGGCCGATTGACGGATGGCACGGGCAAACTGGTCAATTTCTGCAGCACTATTATCCTAATGACTTCCAATATTGGGGTAGATCTTTTAAAACGATCTGCCGTTCGATTGGGAGGAAATACCCATAAAACCCAGGGCAGCCAACTTGCGGATCAACTGGACAGAGAAGTGCAAAAATTCTTCCGCCCTGAATTGTATAACCGAATAGATAAGGTGGTCATTTTTAATCCACTTGATGCGAAGGGCATCCGTTTTGTAGTAGATCGGGAAATTGCGGCTTTCTTTAAACGGGAAGGAATAAAATATCGAAAAATTAACCTTGAAATCCATCCTGCCATTTATGACCACCTGGGAAAAATCGGGTATGATGAGAAATACGGGGCACGCTTCCTGCAACGAACCATCAGGGATGAACTGATCATTCCCGTTGCACGGGTGATCAATCGGTTTGAAGCAGACGAACAATTGGTGGTAAATGCCAAAATGGGCCCTGCCGGTATTGAGATCAAAGCAACGGAAGATCCATTAGGCTTCGAATTGCTTCTGGAGGAATTGGAAATCTCCAATTATGCCAACCATGCCTCCAGCTTAAGGCGGGCCATAAATAATCTTAAGGAGGGACATCTTTTTACATGGCTTCAGAGTGAATTGGAAATGATGGAAGCCAGAGAGGAAGAAGAGCCTGAACCGGGAACCAGGTGGAAAGATGCTATCGAGTCAAAAAAATACGCGGATTATTATAAATGCCGGGAGACTCATGAAGCCCTTTCCAAATCGATTGGAGAATATGAGGAGGATTTATGCCTGGCCTATCTGAATCAAAAATTTTATCATCCGGAAATCAATCAAAAAATTGAATCATGGTCGGTTGATTTTTTCCATTACAAAATGGAATTGTTGAGCATTTTGATGCCCAAAGTGAATACTGCCCGTTTCTCTGTTTATGGCAAACAACCCGAAGAAGTTGTCCAATTTTACCTGCAACTTTTTAGAGAAATGGATTGCCGGGTGGATGCTCAGGCCATTTGGTTTCGGGAGAAATATTATTACCAGGAAATTTTAATTGAATCTGAACAGGAGGACGGGGTTGGACAAAAACGACGAACTCCAAGAGAATCCTACCTTAAAACACATATTGAGGACTGGTCAAAACCTTTCATACCTGAACAAAAAAGTGATACCCTGTATGGCGTTGAATTTGTAGTGTCCGGGACCTGCGCCTATCTGGCTTTAAAGGCTGAGTCGGGAACCCAAAGCTGGCAATTTGGAGAAAAAGAGGAACGTTTGTTCATTATTTCAGTTTCAGATATTCCCATTCCTACTCCAAAACTTATCCACCGGGCTGAAACTTATAAACGCCAAAAGTCAATGAGACAGGTGAATGCCATTCATCCAGACTCTCCAACGCTGGTCATAAAACCGGGCCAATCCGTTACCGAATTACTGGAATGGCTGGAGGGCAATTTAATGGATCAACTAATCATTGAAGTCGAAAAAGCCATCGGTTAG